The following nucleotide sequence is from Candidatus Polarisedimenticolia bacterium.
GAACGCCGGCACGACCGCGTCGAGCAGGCCGTCCTCCACCTCGAGGATCGCCTGAAGGCGCTCCCCGAGACGCAGGCGTTCCAGCGACAGGTACCGGTCCACGAACTCCCACTCCTCGCGCAACCGCACCTCGTCCAGCCCCTGCGACTGCACGCGCAGGCCGTAGCGCAGGACGTCACCGAGACGTTCCAGGGCGGACTCCGCCGAGGCCGGATCGCGCGCCACCAGGCCCATCAGCGTGTGCAGCAGGTTGAAGATGAAGTGCGGATTGAGCCGCGCCCGGAGCGCCGCCAGCTGCGCCTCGGCGCGCAGCACTTCGGCCCGCGCCGCGCGGCGCGCCTGCTCCACGGCGCTCCCGATGCCGCACACAGTGGCGTAGACGAACATCGAGCCGAGCCCTTTCCAGGCCAGCATCTCGAGCCCCGGCGGGGCGGCCCAGGCGCCGGTCGTCAGGCGACGCTCGACGACGAACTCGATCATGTAGCCGGCCGCCGACAGAACGAAGAATGCGCCGACGCCGAACCCATGACGCAGGAAGAAGCGCCACGTGGCCATGCTCCCCCAGGGAGCCCGGCGCGTGTAGGCCAGGGCGAAGGGCGCGAGCAGGCAATCGGGCAGGACGCCGAGAAGCGCCGAGCGCGCCGCCACCCACCAGGAGAGTTTCGAGGTGAGAAGGACGGCGGCGACGTACACGGCCCAGTAGGCAAAGCATGCGGCGGC
It contains:
- a CDS encoding histidine kinase, translated to MREAVGGYGLEKPPGARPGGGWVALGAWAAACFAYWAVYVAAVLLTSKLSWWVAARSALLGVLPDCLLAPFALAYTRRAPWGSMATWRFFLRHGFGVGAFFVLSAAGYMIEFVVERRLTTGAWAAPPGLEMLAWKGLGSMFVYATVCGIGSAVEQARRAARAEVLRAEAQLAALRARLNPHFIFNLLHTLMGLVARDPASAESALERLGDVLRYGLRVQSQGLDEVRLREEWEFVDRYLSLERLRLGERLQAILEVEDGLLDAVVPAFSLQPLVENAVRHAIAPRAGGGRLVVSARRAGRTLVLAVEDDGIAGAGGATDRGDALHRGSGLGLRLIRERLQALYGGAARLETGRSALGGFRAAVTLPLAAASESPA